A segment of the Mycobacterium intracellulare ATCC 13950 genome:
CGCGGGCCTCCAGGTCGGCGTCGCGCTGGTCCTCGATGGCCTTGCGCTCCACCATCATTTCGGCCTCGAGCGTCGAGAGCTCGTTGTGGCGCATCTCCTCGTCGACCGAGGTGATGACGTAGGCGGCGAAGTAGATGATCTTCTCGAGATCCTTCGGCGCCAGGTCGAGCAGGTACCCCAGCCGCGACGGCACGCCCTTGAAGTACCAGATGTGCGTGACGGGCGCGGCCAGTTCGATGTGGCCCATCCGCTCGCGACGCACCTTGGCGCGGGTCACCTCGACGCCACAGCGCTCACAGATGATGCCCTTGAAGCGGACGCGCTTGTACTTGCCGCAGTAGCACTCCCAGTCGCGAGTCGGTCCGAAGATCTTCTCGCAGAACAGGCCGTCCTTCTCGGGCTTCAGCGTGCGGTAGTTGATCGTCTCCGGCTTCTTGACCTCGCCGTAAGACCATTGCCTGATGTCCTCCGCGGTGGCCAGACCGATCCGGAGTTCATCGAAGAAGTTGACGTCGAGCACGTAACTCCCTTTCCCCTTGCGGGTTTAGTAACTGAAAACGTTTGTTAGGCGAGGTCCTCAACGGACGCGGATTCGTTGCGGGACAAGTTGATTCCCAGGTTCGCCGCGGCCCGTTCGAGGTCCTCGTCCTCGCCTTCGCGCAACTCGATCGCCGCGCCGTCCGAGGACAGCACCTCGACATTGAGGCACAGCGACTGCAGTTCCTTGAGCAACACCTTGAAGGACTCGGGGATACCCGGCTCCGGGATGTTCTCGCCCTTGACGATCGCCTCGTACACCTTGACCCGGCCGACGGTGTCGTCCGACTTGATGGTCAACAGCTCCTGCAGCGTGTACGCCGCGCCGTAGGCCTGCATCGCCCAGCACTCCATCTCACCGAAGCGCTGGCCACCGAACTGCGCCTTACCGCCCAGCGGCTGCTGGGTGATCATCGAGTACGGGCCGGTGGAGCGGGCGTGGATCTTGTCGTCCACCAGGTGGTGCAGCTTCATGATGTACATGTAGCCGACGGTCACCGGGTACGGGAACGGCTCGCCGCTGCGGCCGTCGAACAGCACCGACTTGCCGTCGCCGTCCACCATGACCTCGCCGTCGCGGTTGGGCAGCGTGCAGGACAGCATGCCCGCAAGCTCCTCCTCCTTGGCGCCGTCGAACACCGGCGTCGACACGATCTGGTCCGGCTGCGCGTGCCGCAGCTCCTCGGGCAGGTTCACCGCCCAATCGGGTGAGCCCTCGATGTTCCAGCCGGACTTGGCCACCCACCCGAGGTGGGTCTCCAGGATCTGGCCGATGTTCATCCGTCGCGGCACCCCGTGGGTGTTCAGGATGATGTCCACCGGAGTGCCGTCCGGCAGGAACGGCATGTCCTCCTGGGGCAGGATCTTGCCGATCACACCCTTGTTGCCGTGCCGTCCGGCCAGCTTGTCGCCGTCGGAGATCTTCCGCTTCTGGGCCACGTAGACGCGGACCAGCTCGTTGACACCGGCCGGCAGCTCGTCGTCGTCCTCGCGGGAGAACACCCGGATGCCGATGACCTTGCCGGACTCGCCGTGCGGCACCTTCAGCGAGGTGTCGCGGACCTCGCGGGCCTTCTCGCCGAAGATCGCCCGCAGCAACCGCTCCTCCGGGGTCAGCTCGGTCTCACCCTTCGGGGTCACCTTGCCGACCAGGATGTCGCCGTCGCGGACCTCGGCGCCGATGCGCACGATGCCGCGCTCGTCGAGGTCGGCCAGCACCTCGTCGGAGACGTTCGGGATGTCCCGGGTGATCTCCTCGGCGCCCAGCTTGGTGTCGCGGGCGTCGATCTCGTGCTCCTCGATGTGGATCGAGGTGAGCACGTCCTCCTCAACCAGACGGTTGGACAGGATGATCGCGTCCTCGTAGTTGTGGCCCTCCCACGGCATGATCGCCACGAGCAGGTTCTTGCCCAGCGCCATCTCGCCGTTCTCGGTGCACGGACCGTCGGCGATCACCTGGCCGGCCTCGACGCGGTCGCCCGCGTCGACGATCGGCGACTGGTTGGCGCAGGTGCCGTGGTTGGACCGCTCGAACTTGCGCATCCGGTAGGTGTGCCGGGTGCCGTCGTCGGCCATCACGGTGATGTAGTCGGCGGAGACCTCCTCGATCACCCCGGCCTTGTCCGCGACGACGACGTCGCCGGCGTCGATCGCCGCGCGCAGCTCCATGCCGGTGCCCACCAGCGGCGCCTCGCTGCGCACCAGCGGAACCGCCTGGCGCTGCATGTTGGCGCCCATCAGGGCACGGTTGGCGTCATCGTGCTCGAGGAACGGGATCATCGCGGTGGCCACCGACACCATCTGGCGCGGCGACACGTCCATGTAGTCCACCTCGGACGAGGGCACGTACTCGACCTCGCCCGCCTTCCGGCGGACCAGCACGCGCGACTCCTCGAACCGGCCCTTGGCGTCGATCGGCGAGTTGGCCTGCGCCACGACGTGGCGGTCCTCCTCGTCGGCGGTCAGGTAGTGGATCTCGTCGGTGACCACACCGTCGACCACCTTGCGGTACGGGGTCTCGATGAACCCGAACGGGTTCACCCGCGCGTACACCGACAGCGAGCCGATCAGACCGATGTTGGGACCCTCCGGGGTCTCGATCGGGCACATCCGGCCGTAGTGCGAGGGGTGGACGTCACGGACCTCCAGGCCGGCGCGCTCACGGGACAGACCGCCGGGGCCCAGCGCCGAGAGGCGGCGCTTGTGGGTCAGACCGGACAGCGGGTTGTTCTGGTCCATGAACTGGCTCAGCTGGCTGGTGCCGAAGAACTCCTTGATCGCGGCGACGACCGGCCGGATGTTGATCAGGGTCTGCGGCGTGATGGCCTCGACGTCCTGCGTGGTCATCCGCTCGCGGACGACGCGCTCCATCCGCGACATGCCGACCCGGATCTGGTTCTGGATCAGCTCACCCACGGTGCGCAGGCGGCGGTTGCCGAAGTGGTCGATGTCGTCGGTCTCCACCGGCACCTCGATGCCGCCGGGGACGGTCATCGTGGGCTGGCCCTCGTGCAGGCGCACCAGGTACTCGATGGTGGCGACGACGTCTTCCTCGGTCAGCGTCGAGCTGGTGATCGGCTCGCCCGCGTGCAGGCCGAGCTTCTTGTTGACCTTGTAGCGGCCGACACGCGCCAGGTCGTAGCGCTTCTCCTTGAAGAACAGGTTCTCCAGCAGGGTCTGCGCGGACTCCTTGGTCGGCGGCTCGCCCGGACGCAGCTTGCGGTAGATGTCCAGCAGCGCCTCGTCGGTGCCGGCGGTGTTGTCCTTCTCCAGCGTCGACATCATGATCTCGGAGAAGCCGAAGCGCTCGGTGATCTGCTCGTTGGTCCAGCCCAGCGCCTTGAGCAGCACGGTGACCGGCTGGCGGCGCTTACGGTCGATGCGCACGCCGACGGTGTCGCGCTTGTCGACGTCGAACTCCAGCCACGCGCCCCGGCTGGGGATCACCTTGACGCTGTGCAGCAGCTTCTCGGTCGACTTGTCGATGGTCTCGTCGAAGTACACACCGGGCGAGCGGACCAGCTGGCTGACCACGACGCGCTCGGTGCCGTTGATGATGAAGGTGCCCTTCTCGGTCATCATCGGGAAGTCACCCATGAACACCGTCTGGCTCTTGATCTCGCCGGTGTTGTTGTTGATGAACTCGGCCGTGACGAACAGCGGGGCCGCGTACGTCATGTCCTTGTCTTTGCACTCGTCGACCGGCGCCTTGACCTCGTCGAAGCGCGGGTCGGAGAACGACAGCGACATCGAGCCGGAGAAGTCCTCGATCGGCGAGAGCTCCAAGAGCACCTCTTCGAGGCCGCCCACCGGGGTGACCCCCGGCTTGCCGTCGCCGCGCGCGGCGGCCGCCTCGCGCCACCGCGGCGCGCCGATCAACCACTCGAAGGAGTCGATCTGCACGTCAAGCAGGCCCGGAACCTCGAGGGGCTCGCGGAGCTTGGCGAAGGAAACTCGGTTGGGCGCTCCGGGCACGGAGCCGTTCGACGAACTTCCGTTAGAGGAATTTTGTGGGCGATCCGTCTTGCTCTGGCGGAAATCAGCCAAGATGCATCCTTCCAGCACCTCGTGCGACTCACGAAGGCCGGGACCACCGGCCAGCTCGCCGCGAATTGTGTCGGTTCGGCCGGCGAACGAACTGTCCGGATCTCACGCGCGCAACTAAAGAACTAAGCCACGTAGGGGGGCTCAGGCTTAGACCACGGTGTCAGGTGGCGGGTGAGGTGGGCAGGAGGTAGCCAGCGCAACGTCCAACAATAGCGCAGGACGGCGCATTCCTCAACTTCCCAGCCCTGGGGGTCCAGGGACATCGACGCTGGCTGGCGATCTCGACTTCCCTCGGACTGTTCAGGTACATGCTGCCCAACAGACTGGCTCGTTTAGGGCCCGTCGTCAAGAGGGCGGGCCGGGAGTGTTACGCGGAGTTATCACGGAACCCGCCGGCCCGGCGCCCCTCATTCGCCGATCTCGTGTGCGCGGTACCGATGGGTGCCTTCGAGGTCGTCGAGGATGGCGGTCTGAGCGGTCTTGGGCAGGGTGTGCAGGATCTCGCGCACCCGCGCCTGGCGGCGGGCGACGGCCTTGCGTTCCGGCATGCCGGGCGATGCGACGATCTGCGGCGGCACGCCCTCGATCTCCTCGACACCGCCCGCATGCTGTCCGGCGTCCAGCGCCGCCTGCTCCTCGGCCATGGTCGCCTCGTCCTTTTCCTCCGACATGCCGATCGGCCCGATGCGGCGGCCGTTGAGGAACTGCCGCACGACCGGCTCGTCACTGGTCAGCAGCACCTCGCGGGGGCCGAACATGACCAGCTTGCGGCGGAACAGCATGCCCATGTTGTCCGGCACCGTGCGGGCGATGTTGATGTTGTGCGTGACGATCAGCACCGTGGCGTCGATCTGGGCGTTGATGTCGAGGATCAGCTGGCTCAGGTAGGCGGTACGAACCGGGTCCAGACCGGAGTCGGGCTCGTCGCACAGGATGATCTGCGGGTCCATCACCAGGGCGCGGGCCAGGCTGGCGCGCTTGCGCATACCGCCGGAGATCTCACCGGGGAACTTCTTCTCGTCGCCGCCGAGGCCGACCAGGGTCAGCTTCTCCATGACGATGTCACGGATCTCGCCTTCCTTCTTCTTGGTGTGCTCGCGCAGCGGGAAGGCAGCGTTGTCGAAGAGGTTCATCGACCCGAACAGCGCGCCGTCCTGGAACATCACGCCGAACAGCGTGCGGATCTCGTAGAGCTCCTTGGCCGAGCACTGCAGGATGTCGGTGCCGTCGATGACGACCGAGCCGCGCTCGGGGCGCAACAAACCGATCAGTGACTTCAGGAAAACCGATTTGCCGGTACCCGACGGCCCCAGCAGGACGCTGACCTCCCCGGCGGGGATTTCCAGCGTCACGTCTTCCCAGATTCTCGAGGAACCGAAGGACTTCGTGAGTCCATTCACCTCGATTGCGACGCCCATGGGAAATCCTTCCGTCGACACTCATGCCTGCCACCTGCCCTTTTGTGTGGCATGAGTCACTGTAGCGCACGCCTGCCACACGGCATCAGGGTTGCGGCACACAGCGGGGAAAAATTGGCCGTCCCGAGATCAGCCGGAAGCCCCGATGGCGCAACTTATTTGACGCACGTGTTAGCCAGCCGGCGCCCAGTTGCCGTGGAATCCCATCGGCACCCGCTGCGGCAGATGCACGGTGGCGACGTGCTCGAGCGTCTGCGCGTCCAGCAAGACCAGTTGGCCCTCGTCGCGGTCGCGGTGATAGCCGAACCCCATGAGGATGCCGTCATCCTCGGCGCCCGGTGCGGGATTGGGCACAAACGACATCTCGCCGAGCAAAAGGCACGCATCGAGATCGGCAGCGGTGGCGGATCCGGTCGCGTAGTCGTGCTTGTACACGGCGGTCGACATCTCGGATCGCCCGCCGGACAGGTAACCGCCCTCGGTGCCGATGGTGTAGCCATACCGGTGCGGCCCGCCCAGCAAGGTCTCGTTGATGCGCGGGAATTCTTGGGGGCGATCGTCGCGGCGTTCGCTGGTCACCGTCCCGGTGGCCAGGTTGACGGTCCAGCGGTCCAGCGTCGGCCGGCTGTCGCCGGGACCGCGCAGGTCACGGTCGAACATCCGCGCGTAGCGCACCACGTCGAGCACCAAAACCTCTGTGCCGTCGCGCATCTCGGAGTACGCGTTAAGCGGGTGGTAGACGTAGCAGGGCTCGATGTCGAACCAGCGCACGTCCCGATTTCCGCCCTCTCGGGGCATCACCCCGATGCGCGCCGGGTAGTTGTCGTCCCACCGGTACGGCATCCGGCTGGTCGGCCGCTGGTTGCGATTGATCGCCGTCGCCATCGGGCTGGGCAGCCGCACGCGCCCGATGAGCGACTGCATCACCAGGCGGGCCGGCAGGCTCAGCCAACGGGGCACGTTCGCCGGCATCACCTGAACGGGGTCGAACGTGACGGGCAGATCGTAGATCACCACGTACTTGTCGGTCAGCGAGAAGTCGTGCATCATCGGCGACCCGCCCACCTCGATGTCGACGGTGCGCCGCGCCCGGCCCTGGGTGTCGATGACCGAGTACTGCACGGTCCGCCCGCGGGTGAACGAGTAGGACACCGCGTGCAATTCGCCGGTCCGCGGGTCGGCGTGCGGATGGGCGGTGTATCCCCCGAACAGGGTTCCGTCGAAGTCGCAGGGCCCCTCGGTGTCCAGCTCGTCGGTGAGGCGGTAGTTCGCCCCGCCCCCCTCGACGAGCGCGAGCGTGTGGCCGGCGTGGCTGAGCACGTTGGTGTTGGGGCCGACGGAGAGCATGCCGGCCCGCGGGTTCAGCCCGCTGGGCGCCGGCTCGCCGAGTGCGGTGCAGACGTGGGCGGTGCGCACCCATCGGTTGCGATACCAGCGGGCCTGCCCGCCTTGCAGCGCCACCCCGTGCACCATGCCGTCACCGCTGAACCAGTGGTAGACGGCGGGGTCCACCTCGGCGACGGGGTTGGGCCCGTTGCGCAGGTAGCGCCCGTCGAGGTGTTCGGGAATGCGTCCGGTGACCTTGAGGTCGGTGGCGGTGACCTCCGCGCTCACCGGCGCCAGGAAGTCCTCGAGGTAGGGGTTGCCGGGCTTGGCGGTTGTCGTGGTCGCCATGGCTGAGCTCCTATAACATTGTTATTTCAGCGTTATTGGCACCGTACGCCCCCGATGAGAAGATGGCAACGATGACTTCAGACGTTCAGCGCAGCGTTCGCGAGGAGATGCTGCGCGCGGCGGTCGGCCTGCTCGACGAGCACGGCCCCGACGCCCTGCAGACGCGCAAGGTGGCCGGCGCCGCGGGGACCTCCACCATGGCGGTCTACACCCACTTCGGCGGGATGCGGGGGCTCATCGCCGAGGTGGCCGAGGAGGGCCTGCGCCAGTTCGACGCCGCGCTGACCGTGCCGCACACCGCCGACCCGGTCGCCGATCTGTTCATGATCGGGGCGGCCTACCGCCGCTACGCGATCAAGCGCCCGCACGTGTATCGGCTGATGTTCGGCAGCACCAGCGCGCACGGCATCAACGCGCCCGCCCACAACGTCCTGACGCTGACGGTCGCCGAGATCGAGCGCGACTACCCGAGCTTCGCTCACGTGGTGCGCGGGGTGCACCGGTGCGCGGTGGCCGGCCGCATCAAACCCGCGGGCGCCGTGAAAGACGGTGTCGACGACGCGTCCGTGGTGGCGACCGCGGCCCAGTTCTGGGCGTTGATCCACGGCTTCGTCATGCTGGAACTGGCCGGCTACTACGGCGACGACAGCTCGGCCGTCGTCCCGGTGCTGGGGTCGATGACGTCGAACCTGCTTGTGGCCCTTGGTGATTCACCGGAGCAGGTGGCGCAGTCGCTGCAGACCGCGATGGGCGCGCGCTGAGCGCGCGAAGCCCCCGGGACCTCGATCCCGGGGGCCTGCGCGCAGTGACTTACTTGACGGTGACGGTGGCGCCGGCGGCCTCGAGCTTGGTCTTGGCCTCGTCGGCGGCCTCCTTGGCGACCTTCTCCAGCAGCGGCTTGGGCGCGCCGTCGACCAGGTCCTTGGCCTCCTTGAGGCCCAGGCCGGAGACGATCTCGCGGACCACCTTGATGACGCCGATCTTCTTGTCGCCGGCGGACTCGAGGATCACGTCGAATTCCGACTGCTCCTCGGCGGCCTCGGCGGGCGCGCCACCGGCGGCCGGGCCGGCCGCGGCGACGGCGACCGGGGCGGCCGCGGTGACCTCGAAGGTCTCCTCGAACTTCTTGACGAAGTCGGAGAGCTCCAGGAGCGTCATCTCCTTGAACGCGTCGAGCAGGTCGTCGGTAGACATCTTTGCCATGGGTGTGGGTCCTTCCTTGTTTTTCCCAGGTTCCGGGGTGGTTGTTATTCGGCTTCGGCCGGGGTTTCCGCAGGCTCGGCGGGTGCTTCCGAAGCGGGTTCCGGGGCGGCTTCCGCGGCGGGCTCGGCAGCGGCCTCGGAAGCTGCTGGCCCCGCCGGTCCCTCTGCGGCCTTCTTCTCTTGCAACGCGGCCGCGAGCCGGGCGACCTGCGACGCCGGGGCGTTGAACAGCCCGGCCGCCTTGGCGAGGTTGCCCTTCATCGCGCCGGCCAGCTTGGCCAGCAGCACCTCGCGCGACTCGAGGTCGGCGATGCGCTCGACTTCGGCGACCGTCAGCGCGCGGCCGTCCATGTAGCCACCCTTGATGACCAGCGCCTTGTGCTCCTTGGCGAAGGTCTTGATGGCCTTGGCGGCGTCGACCGGCTCCCCGGTGATGAACGCGATGGCCGTCGGGCCGGCGAAGAGCTCGTCGAGGCCGTCGACCCCGGCTTCCGACGCAGCACGCTTGACCAGCGTGTTCTTGGCCACCGAGTACGTGGCCGACGCGCCCAGCGAGCGCCGCAGCTCGGCCAGGTTGGCGACCGTCAGGCCGCGGTACTCGGTGACCAGGGCAGCGGTCGATTCCTTGAACTGCTCGGCGATGTCCGCAACGGCGGTGGCCTTGTCAGCCCTGGCCATGCCTACCTCCTGAAGTGAAGTCATGCGACGTGTCGTCTCGATTCCCCCGAAAACGACGAACGCCCCGGCGCAGGAAACGGCCGGGGCGTACAAACACGCCGGCGCGAGCCGGCGTCATGCCTCGTCCTCCTGCGTGGGCCGCCGGGATACTCCCGGACCTTCGACCGATTGCTCGGTGACCGACGGTCTTCGGTGGAACGGCTAACACAATAGCGTGGCCTGCGCGGTCAGCCAAAACGGCGACCCCGGACGCCGGCTCAGATGACCGCGCGGGTGACGCCGAGGGTCAGCAGGACGAACACCGCCAGCAGCAGGGCCACCCGCAGCCGGTGCAGCCGATCCCACCGGGCCGCGAGGTCACGCGAGAGCTCACCGGCGGCCGGCCACTTGGCGATGCGGTTGTTGATCGGCACCAGCAGCGTGACCGTCAGCAGCACGACCAACACCATCAGGGCGCCGGCGGCACCGTACAGCCAGTCGCGCGCCGCGCCCCGCTCCTTGATGGCCAGCGCCACCAACAGCAACAGGCTCAGCGCGTACCAGAACGGCATCGTCGTGCCCAGCGATCGGGCGGCGCCGACGCGGGCCGCACGGAAGGCGTCGTCGGGCAGCCGCACGATGAGCGGGTGGAAGAACACCGCGACCGCCAGCTCCACGCCCACCAGCAGGCCGGTGATCACGACCGCGAGCGCGTCGATGCTGTGGTTCATGCCAGTCAGCGTAGAAAGCCGGGCGCGGCGTGCGCCGCGTCAGCCCAGGGCCGCGAGGCGGGCCGCGCCGATCAGGCCGGCCGCACCGCCGAGCTCGCCGGGCACCACCCGCAGCCCGGACAGGAAGTCCAGCCCCGCGTAGTCGGCCAGCTTCGCCCGCAGGGGGTCGAAGAGCAGCGGCCCGGATTTGGACACCCCTCCCCCGATCACGACGAGGTCCAGATCGCAGACCGCGCCGACCGAGGCGATCATCGCGGCGAGCGCGTTGGCCGATCGGTGAAAGGCCCGCCGGGCCACCGGGTCTCCGGCCGCCGCCGCGACGGCCAGGTCCCTGGCGCCCGCGCCGGGCGGCGCCGCCCACCCGTTGTCGCGCGCCCAGCGCACCATCCACGGCCCGGACGCCACCGTCTCCACGCAGCCGCGGCCGCCGCACGTGCACGGCGGCCCGTCCAGTTCGACGACGATGTGCCCGACGTGGCCGGCGTTGCCGGTGCGCCCGGCGTAGGGGACGCCGTCGAGCACCAGACCGCCGCCCACCCCGGTGGAGACCACCATGCCCAGCAGGAACCGGGCGTCCGGCCCCGCGCTGCGGCCCGCCCCGATCCAGTGCTCGCCCAACGCCATACACAGGCCGTCGCCGCCCAGCACCACCGGCACCCCGGGCACCGCGGCGGCGACCCTGTCGCGCAGCGGGAAACGGTCCCAGCCCGCGATGTTGATCGGGCTGACCGATCCGGTGTGCAGGTCGATCGGCCCGGCCGAGGCGATGCCGACGGCGGTGATCGGGGCGTCGGCCGCGCGCACCGCGTCGGCGATCATCGCCTCGACGACGGCCCACACGTCGCCGGCGGCGGTCGTGACCGGGGTGGGGCGGATCGCGCTGTGCACCAGCGCGCCGGCCGAATCGACCAGAGCGGCGGCGATTTTGGTGCCGCCGATGTCCAGGCAGAGGGTTGGCATGGTCTCAGTGCCGGTGGGTGTTGTCGGGTTGGCGGGGGTCGCCGGGATGCTCGTAGCCGGGCGCGAGCCGCACCAGCTCGGCGCGGCGGGCGTGCAGCCACAGCCGGAAGGCGCGCCGCCGGGCGGCGCCGCGCAGCTGCTCGGCGATCGCCGATCGCACCTCGGCCAGCGGTGGAGCGGCCAACGCCGTTGTGCGCCAGCCGTTTTCACCCGGTCGTGCCGCGGCGAAGCGCAGCGGGTTGCGGGCGTGATAGGCGGCCACCTCGTCGTCGGTGACGTGCACGTCGGCGGTGACGTCGGCGAACAGCGCCCGGGCGCGCGGGTCGGCCAGTACGGCCGCGGCGATGCTGCCGATCTCCAGCCGTGCGGTCACGTCGGGCAGCAGCTCCGTCTCGGTCGGGGCTTCGCGCGGGTCCAGCCCGCGCGCGTCCGCCTCGGCGGCGACCACCCGCCGGGTCACGATGAGCTGGGTCAGCCAGCGTCGCAGTTGGCGGCCCTCGCTGGTGCCCGCGGCCGGCAGTGCGCCCGCTCCCCGCCCCGCGCGCAGCCGCGTTTCGGCCGCGTCGACCTCCGCGCACGACACGGGGATGCCGGCGACGGTCGCGACAGGGTGGCCGCTCATGTCACCGTCACCCGGACCGCGGGCGAGTAGACCAGCCGCCCGGCGCAGCCGATGCGCACCAGCGCCCACCATTGCCCGGGTCCCAGCCAGGCCGGCGGGGTCACCCGGAAGCCGAGGCCGACGGTGCCGCCGGCGGGCAGGACCGCGCCGAGGGCGGCGGGTCCCATCCATTCCCACGTGCCCCAGGGGCTGATCAGATGCGCCTCGAGCGCCAAATCGGCCCGGGCGTGGGTGCCGACGGTGACGGTCACCTCACCCGCTTCGCCGGGTCGCAGCGTGACCTCGCGCGGCCCGTCGGCGAGGTAGACCAGGCCGCCCGGGTCGACCGCCGCGCCGCCCACCGCGACCACGCACACGTCCTCGACCGCTTGCCGCCAGGGGGCGGGGATGTGTTCGCCGGTGAGGCGCAGCCGTGCCCGGACGGGGTAGAGGCCCGGTTCTGCCGTCGGCGGGATCGACACCACCACGTCGGCCTCCAGGTGGCCGCCGCTGCACAGGGTGAAGGGCAGCTCGGCGGGCGTGGCCGACCAGCCGTCCGGGCACGCGAGGACGACCCCGCCGCGCAGCGTGGCGTCGCTGCAGTCGCTGGCCGCGGTCAGACGCACCGTCACGTCGCGGCCGGGCTGCGCGCTGATCTGCGACGGGTGCAGGTGGGCGACCGCGGGCAGGCCGCCGAGCGGCGCGGGCCCGCGATTGTGCAGCCAATAGCGGGCGTAGAGCGGCTGGGCGGCCTCGGCGTTCGGCGCCAGGGCGGCGGCGTCCGAGAGCGTCGCGGGCAGGTCGAACCGGGCCAGCACGGTCGCCACCTGGTAGCCGTGCAGGTCGACCGAATCCAGCCGCCCCTCGGGGGCCTCCAGGAGGTCGGCGGCCCGCAGGTCGCTGATCGCCGCGACGTCCGAGCTAAGCGTCACCCGCGCGCCCGCCCCGGTCGTCTCCACCAACCGCAGGGCGACCGAGTGCGGGTCGACCGGCGCGGCGCGGCCCGCGGTCAGCGGATCGCCGGCCGCCTTGAGGGCCGCCAGGTGGACCGAGTCGGCGGGCTCGACGCGCAGCAGCGCACCGGCCGGCGGCAGCGCACCGGGCCGCCGGCCGCCGGCGACGGCGAGCAGCGGCTGCGCGAACTGCGCGCTGCGGGTGGGAATGTCGGCGCGCCGCCAGTCGCCGTCGCCGCTGACCAACGCGTAGTCGAAATCGTGGGTCCAGTGCTGCAGCTGGAAGTTGGAGCCGTCCGGCGCGGTGCGGCGGGGGTCATCGATCCAGATGCCCGACGGCCAGCCGGTGCACGAGCGCATCAGCGCGGTGTGCAGGGTGCCCTCGGTGTCGACGGCGAAGCTGGGCACCCCGCGGTTGAGCAGGGCGACGGTGCGGTCCTCGAACGCCTCCGTTCCCGACGCGGGCCGCTGCGCGACGACGATCTCGGCGTCACCGAGATCGTCGGCCAGCGCGGCGATCTCCGCGCGC
Coding sequences within it:
- the rpoB gene encoding DNA-directed RNA polymerase subunit beta, whose translation is MADFRQSKTDRPQNSSNGSSSNGSVPGAPNRVSFAKLREPLEVPGLLDVQIDSFEWLIGAPRWREAAAARGDGKPGVTPVGGLEEVLLELSPIEDFSGSMSLSFSDPRFDEVKAPVDECKDKDMTYAAPLFVTAEFINNNTGEIKSQTVFMGDFPMMTEKGTFIINGTERVVVSQLVRSPGVYFDETIDKSTEKLLHSVKVIPSRGAWLEFDVDKRDTVGVRIDRKRRQPVTVLLKALGWTNEQITERFGFSEIMMSTLEKDNTAGTDEALLDIYRKLRPGEPPTKESAQTLLENLFFKEKRYDLARVGRYKVNKKLGLHAGEPITSSTLTEEDVVATIEYLVRLHEGQPTMTVPGGIEVPVETDDIDHFGNRRLRTVGELIQNQIRVGMSRMERVVRERMTTQDVEAITPQTLINIRPVVAAIKEFFGTSQLSQFMDQNNPLSGLTHKRRLSALGPGGLSRERAGLEVRDVHPSHYGRMCPIETPEGPNIGLIGSLSVYARVNPFGFIETPYRKVVDGVVTDEIHYLTADEEDRHVVAQANSPIDAKGRFEESRVLVRRKAGEVEYVPSSEVDYMDVSPRQMVSVATAMIPFLEHDDANRALMGANMQRQAVPLVRSEAPLVGTGMELRAAIDAGDVVVADKAGVIEEVSADYITVMADDGTRHTYRMRKFERSNHGTCANQSPIVDAGDRVEAGQVIADGPCTENGEMALGKNLLVAIMPWEGHNYEDAIILSNRLVEEDVLTSIHIEEHEIDARDTKLGAEEITRDIPNVSDEVLADLDERGIVRIGAEVRDGDILVGKVTPKGETELTPEERLLRAIFGEKAREVRDTSLKVPHGESGKVIGIRVFSREDDDELPAGVNELVRVYVAQKRKISDGDKLAGRHGNKGVIGKILPQEDMPFLPDGTPVDIILNTHGVPRRMNIGQILETHLGWVAKSGWNIEGSPDWAVNLPEELRHAQPDQIVSTPVFDGAKEEELAGMLSCTLPNRDGEVMVDGDGKSVLFDGRSGEPFPYPVTVGYMYIMKLHHLVDDKIHARSTGPYSMITQQPLGGKAQFGGQRFGEMECWAMQAYGAAYTLQELLTIKSDDTVGRVKVYEAIVKGENIPEPGIPESFKVLLKELQSLCLNVEVLSSDGAAIELREGEDEDLERAAANLGINLSRNESASVEDLA
- a CDS encoding ABC transporter ATP-binding protein; the encoded protein is MGVAIEVNGLTKSFGSSRIWEDVTLEIPAGEVSVLLGPSGTGKSVFLKSLIGLLRPERGSVVIDGTDILQCSAKELYEIRTLFGVMFQDGALFGSMNLFDNAAFPLREHTKKKEGEIRDIVMEKLTLVGLGGDEKKFPGEISGGMRKRASLARALVMDPQIILCDEPDSGLDPVRTAYLSQLILDINAQIDATVLIVTHNINIARTVPDNMGMLFRRKLVMFGPREVLLTSDEPVVRQFLNGRRIGPIGMSEEKDEATMAEEQAALDAGQHAGGVEEIEGVPPQIVASPGMPERKAVARRQARVREILHTLPKTAQTAILDDLEGTHRYRAHEIGE
- a CDS encoding carotenoid oxygenase family protein — protein: MATTTTAKPGNPYLEDFLAPVSAEVTATDLKVTGRIPEHLDGRYLRNGPNPVAEVDPAVYHWFSGDGMVHGVALQGGQARWYRNRWVRTAHVCTALGEPAPSGLNPRAGMLSVGPNTNVLSHAGHTLALVEGGGANYRLTDELDTEGPCDFDGTLFGGYTAHPHADPRTGELHAVSYSFTRGRTVQYSVIDTQGRARRTVDIEVGGSPMMHDFSLTDKYVVIYDLPVTFDPVQVMPANVPRWLSLPARLVMQSLIGRVRLPSPMATAINRNQRPTSRMPYRWDDNYPARIGVMPREGGNRDVRWFDIEPCYVYHPLNAYSEMRDGTEVLVLDVVRYARMFDRDLRGPGDSRPTLDRWTVNLATGTVTSERRDDRPQEFPRINETLLGGPHRYGYTIGTEGGYLSGGRSEMSTAVYKHDYATGSATAADLDACLLLGEMSFVPNPAPGAEDDGILMGFGYHRDRDEGQLVLLDAQTLEHVATVHLPQRVPMGFHGNWAPAG
- a CDS encoding TetR/AcrR family transcriptional regulator, coding for MTSDVQRSVREEMLRAAVGLLDEHGPDALQTRKVAGAAGTSTMAVYTHFGGMRGLIAEVAEEGLRQFDAALTVPHTADPVADLFMIGAAYRRYAIKRPHVYRLMFGSTSAHGINAPAHNVLTLTVAEIERDYPSFAHVVRGVHRCAVAGRIKPAGAVKDGVDDASVVATAAQFWALIHGFVMLELAGYYGDDSSAVVPVLGSMTSNLLVALGDSPEQVAQSLQTAMGAR
- the rplL gene encoding 50S ribosomal protein L7/L12 is translated as MAKMSTDDLLDAFKEMTLLELSDFVKKFEETFEVTAAAPVAVAAAGPAAGGAPAEAAEEQSEFDVILESAGDKKIGVIKVVREIVSGLGLKEAKDLVDGAPKPLLEKVAKEAADEAKTKLEAAGATVTVK
- the rplJ gene encoding 50S ribosomal protein L10 produces the protein MARADKATAVADIAEQFKESTAALVTEYRGLTVANLAELRRSLGASATYSVAKNTLVKRAASEAGVDGLDELFAGPTAIAFITGEPVDAAKAIKTFAKEHKALVIKGGYMDGRALTVAEVERIADLESREVLLAKLAGAMKGNLAKAAGLFNAPASQVARLAAALQEKKAAEGPAGPAASEAAAEPAAEAAPEPASEAPAEPAETPAEAE
- a CDS encoding anthrone oxygenase family protein translates to MNHSIDALAVVITGLLVGVELAVAVFFHPLIVRLPDDAFRAARVGAARSLGTTMPFWYALSLLLLVALAIKERGAARDWLYGAAGALMVLVVLLTVTLLVPINNRIAKWPAAGELSRDLAARWDRLHRLRVALLLAVFVLLTLGVTRAVI